The stretch of DNA CGATCATCATGATCGCGTTCTTCTTGACGATACCGATCAGCAGGATGATGCCGATGATGGCGATGATGCCCAGGTCCATCCCCGCCACCAGCAGCGCCAGCAGCGCGCCGACGCCGGCCGACGGCAGCGTCGACAGGATCGTGACCGGGTGGATGGTGCTTTCATACAGCACCCCCAGCACGATATACATCGTCACCACCGCGGCCAGGATCAGCCACAGCGTGTTCGACAGCGACGCGCGGAACGCCAGCGCCGCGCCCTGGAAGCTGGTCTGCATCGAGATCGGCAGCCCCAGCTCCTGCTCGACCCGGGTGATCTTGTCGACCGCCGCGCCCAGCGATGCGCCCGGCGCCAGGTTGAACGAGATCGTCGCCGCCGGGAACTGGCCCTGGTGGTTGATCACCAGCGGCCCGGTGCGCTCGGTGATGCGCGCGAACGCGCCCAGCGGCACCTGTCCGCCGGACGAGGAGGGCAGGCGCAGCTCGGCCAGCGATTGCGGGCTGGTGCGGAACTCCGGCATGGTCTCCAGCACCACGCGGTACTGGCTCGACTGCGTGAAGATGGTCGACACCAGCCGCTGGCCGAAGGCGCTGTACAGCGCGCTGTCGATCACCGCGGTGGTGATGCCGAAGCGCGCCGCGGCGTCGCGGTCGATATCGACATAGGCGCGCAGGCCGTTGTTCTGCTGGTCGCTGGTCACATCGCGCAGCTCCGGCTCCTGGCGCAGGCGCTCCACCAGCTTCGGCACCCACGTGGCCAGCGTCTGGGGATCGGGATCTTCGACCGTGAACTGGTACTGCGTGCGCGAGACCTTGTCCTCGATGGTCAGGTCCTGCACCGGCTGCGTGAACAGCGACACGCCGCCAAGGTCGTGCACCGCCTGCTGCAGCCGCTGCGTCACCACGCCGATCGGATCGCGCTCGTCCTTGGGCTTGAGGTTGATCAGCATGCGCCCGGCATTGAGCGTGGCGTTGGTGCCGTCCACGCCGATGAACGACGACAGGCTGGCCACCGCCGGATCCTGCATCACCACCTTGGCCACGGCTTCCTGCTTGCGCGCCATGGCGCCGAACGAGGTGGTCTGCGCGGCTTCGGTGATGCCCTGGATCACGCCGGTGTCCTGCACCGGGAAGAAGCCCTTGGGCACCAGCAGGTACAGCAGCACCGTCAGCGCCAGCGTGGCCACCGCGACCACCAGCGTTGCTTTCTGGCGATCGAGCACCCATTCCAGGCCGCGCCCGTAGCGCTCGATCACGTTGTCGAAGAAGCGGCCGGTGGCGCGGTGGAAGCGCGACAGCTTCTCTTCCGGCACATGATGCAGCAGCCGCGCGCACATCATCGGCGTGAGCGTCAGCGACACCACCGCCGAGATCAGGATCGACACCGCCAGCGTGATCGCGAACTCGCGGAACAGGCGCCCCACCACGTCGCCCATGAACAGCAGCGGGATCAGCACGGCCACCAGCGAGAAGGTCAGCGAGATGATGGTGAAGCCAATCTGCCTTGAGCCCTTCAGCGCCGCCTGCATCGGCGAATCGCCTTTCTCGATGTAGCGCATGATGTTCTCGATCATCACGATCGCATCGTCGACCACGAAGCCGGTGGCAATGGTCAGCGCCATCAGCGTCAGGTTGTTGATCGAGAACCCGGCCAGGTACATGACCCCGAACGTGCCCACCAGCGACAGCGGCACCGCCACGCCGGGGATGATGGTGGCGGGGATATTGCGCAGGAACAGGAAGATCACCAGCACCACCAGCGCGATCGCCAGCAGCAGCTCGAACTGCACGTCCTCGACCGAGGCGCGGATGGTGGTGGTGCGGTCGGTCAGCAGCTGCACGTGCACCGACGCCGGCAGCGCGTTCTGCAGCTGCGGCAGCAGCGCCTTGATGCGGTCGACCACCTCGATCACGTTGGCGCCGGGCTGGCGCTGGATATTCAGCACGATCGCGGGCTTGTCGTTGGCCCACGCGGCCAGGCGGCTGTTCTCGGGGCCGTCGACGATCTCGGCCACGTCGGTGATGCGGATCGGCGCGCCGTTCTTGTAGCCCAGGATGATCTGGCGGTATTCGTCGGCCGAGCGCAGCTGGTCGTTGGCGTCGATGGTCGAGGCGCGTTGCGGGCCGTCGAAGCTGCCCTTGGCGCCGTTGACGTTGGACGCGCCAATCGCGGTGCGCAGGTCGTCGATCGACATGCCCAGCGACGCCAGCGCGGCCGGGTTGGCCTGGATCCGCACCGCCGGACGCTGGCCGCCGCTGATGGTGACCAGGCCCACGCCCTGGATCTGCGAGATCTTCTGCGCCACGCGCGTATCGACCATGTCCTGAAGCTTGGGCAGCGGCATGGTGTCGGAGGTCATGGCGATGGTCATGATCGGCGCATCCGCCGGGTTGACCTTGCTGTAGACCGGCGGCATCGGCAGGTCCGACGGCAGCAGGTTGCTGCCGGCATTGATGGCGGCCTGCACCTCCTGCTCGGCCACGTCCAGCGGCAGCGTCAGCTCGAACTGCAGCGTGATCACCGACGCCCCCCCTGACGAGGACGACGACATCTGCTTCAGGCCCGGCATCTGGCCGAACTGGCGCTCCAGCGGCGCGGTGACCGACGAGGTCATCACGTCCGGACTGGCGCCGGGGTAGAGCGTGGTGACCTGGATGGTGGGATAGTCGACCTCGGGCAGCGCCGACAGCGGCAGCAGCCGGTAGGCCACCAGCCCGGACAGCAGGATGGCCAGCATCAGCAGCGCCGTGGCGACCGGGCGCTCGATGAAGAGGCGGGACGGGTTCATGCGGCGTCCTTACGGCTGCGGCGCGCGTGCGGTTGGTGCGCTGGCGCCGGCTTCGCGGTGGCGGCGGCGTTCGCCTTGCGGTGCCGAAGCGCCTGCCGCGCCGGCATCGGCCTGCGCGCCGCTGGCACCGCCCGCACCGCCCGCACCATCGCGATGGCGCCGTCCGCGCGCGCGCGGCTGGCTGGCCGGCACCACCGCGGCGGCGCGCGCGGCCGGGTCGACGGTCTCGACCGTCATGCCTTCCTTGAGCCGGTCGGCACCATCGACCACCACGCGCTGGCCGGGCTCGAGCCCCTTGAGCACCGCGCTACGGGTGCCGTCGCCGGGGCCCAGCTCGATCACCTGCACCTTGACCTGGCTGGCTTCGTCCACGGTATAGACGAAGGTGCCCTGCTGGCCGCGCTGGATCGCCGCCACCGGGATCACGGTGGCGTCCCTGAGCGTATCGACGCGCGTGCGCACGTTGACGAACTGGTTGGGGAACAGCATGCCGTCGGCATTGGGAAACACCGCCTTGAGCTTGACCGTGCCGGTGGTGGTGTCGATCTGGTTGTCGGTGGTCAGCAGCTCGCCTTCGCCCAGCTGGTTGCGCACCTGGCGGTCCCAGGCCTGCACCGGCAGCTTCTCGCCGGCGTTGAGCTTCTTCAGCACCGAAGGCAGGTTGTCCTCGGGGATGGTGTACATCACCGCGATCGGCTGGATCTGCGTGATCAGCGCGATGCCGTTGGTGTCGCTGGTATTGACGATATTGCCGGGATCGACCTGGCGCAGGCCGATGCGGCCCGACACCGGCGCCACGATCTTGGTGTAGCCCAGTTGCAGGCGCGCGTTGGCAACGTTGCCCTGGTCGGTCTTGACCACGCCCTCGTACTGGCGCACCAGCGCGTCCTGGGTATCGACCTGCTGCTTGGAAATCGAGTCCTGGCCCAGCAGCGTGCGGTAGCGCTGCTGGTCCAGCTTTGCGTTCTGCAGCAGCGCCTGATCGCGCGCCAGCTGGCCCACGGCCTGGTCGAGCGCGGCCTGGAACGGGCGCGGGTCGATCTCGGCCAGCACGTCGCCGGCCCTGACCATCTGGCCTTCCTTGAACAGCACCTTGAGCAGCGGCCCGGACACCTGCGCGCGCACGGTCACGTTGGAGACCGGGGTCACGTTGCCGAGCCCGTTCAGGACCACGTCCATGTCGCGCTGGGCCACGGTGGCGACCACCACCGGCGAGCGCGGCATGCCGGCCGGACCTCCTGGACCTCCCCGGCCTCCCGCCGCGGGTGCGCTGGCACCGCCGGGGCGCGCCGCGCTGCCCTGGGGGGCGTCGCCGCGGTGCGCATGCCAGTACCAGCCGGCCCCGGCCAGCAACAGCACCAGCAGCCCGGCATACAGCGGGCGCCGGTTCCGGCGCGGCGGTTTGCCGGACGGGCCGGGAGGGCGGGACGACGGGGAGGGGGAGGGGTGGGTTTGGCCTGGTTCGGGGTTGGACATGTCCGCAATCCTGGGAACGGCGCGCGCGGCGCACCGTCATGTGTTCTGCTGGCAAGTGACGATGCCGCAGTATGCCGCATCGCCATGGGTGCCGGCCGGCCTCGGGGGCAGCGGGCCCGCAAGCGCCGGCGTGCCGGCGAGTGCCGCGCGGCGCGCATGGGGCGGCACCGGCGGCAAGTCATGCGGCAAGGATAATGTGCGGGCACGGACGCCCGTATTTCGGCATCCGGCCGATTTATTACAGAGGATTACCAGGACCCCGCGTGTAACCTGCGGAAACAAAACCGTCCGGCCCCGCCGGCATATGTGGCGCCGGGGCTGACTATCATGTGCCTATGCGAACGAACCAGCCTACCCAGATCCTCGTCGTCGACGATGATCCCGAACTGCGCGACCTGCTGCGCGAGTACCTGACCCAGCAGGGCTTCGCCGTCTCGGTGATGCATGACGGCGACGGCCTGCAGGCGCGCCTGGAGCGCGAGCGGCCGGCGCTGATCGTGCTGGACCTGATGATGCCCAAGGTCGACGGCCTGACCGCGCTGCGCAACCTGCGCGCCCGCAACGACGATATCCCGGTGATTCTGCTGACCGCCCGCAGCGACGAGATCGACCGCATCGTCGGCCTCGAGATCGGCGCCGACGACTATCTCGGCAAGCCGTTCTCGCCGCGCGAGCTGCTGGCGCGCATCAACGCGGTGCTGCGCCGCAAGCTGGCGCGCCCGGCGGCGGCGCCCGAGGACCGCGAGTCGGTTGCGTTCGGGCCGTTCCGCGTCAACTTCCGCCAGCGCTCGCTGACGCGTGCCGGCCAGGCGCTGTCGATCAGCGATACCGAGTTCGCGCTGCTCAAGCTGCTGCTGATGCATCCGCTCGAAGTGCTGTCGCGCGAGCGCATCGTCGAGCTGATGTACGGCAGCGCCAGCGGCATCAGCGACCGCGGCATCGACGTGCAGATCTGGCGCCTGCGCCGGCTGCTGGATGAGGACGCGCAGCGCCCGCGCTACATCCAGACCGTGCGCGGCCGCGGCTACACCTTCGTGCCCGACGAAGCGGAAGAGATTCCCGCGGGCCTCCCCGAATAACCCGGCGCCGGCGCCACCAGGATCTGCTTGCCGATGAAGTTGCGACGTATCGATACCCTGTTCGGCCGCATTGCGCTGCTGATCGCCGCGGTGCTGGTGATCAGCCATTTCTCGTGGCTGGCCATCCTGCGCATGGACCGGCGCCAGCAGCAGGTCGACTATTCGGTGGAGCAGATGCTGTTCCAGCTCGACAGCATCGAGCGCGCGCTCGATGCGCGGCCCCCGGCGAAGCTGCCCAGCCTGGTGGAAACCGCCAACACCGCCGATGCCGACGAGCACGCCACCGCCCCCAAGGGCGGGCGCTCGCGCCGGCTGGTGGAGCAATTCATCAGCCGCCTGCCTCAAGGCACGGAGATCCGCCTGGAGGACGAGACCACGCCGCGCATCTGGATCAAGCTGCCGAGCCGCGCCGACTGGATCGCGATGCCGATCCTGTGGGTCCACAACCCGCCGCCGGACAACCGGCTGGTGCCGGGGGTGATGCTGGTGGTCGGCGTCGCCATCGTGTTCGCCGTGCTGATCGCATGGCAGATCCAGCGCCCGGTGCGCGACATGGCCAACGCGGCCGCGCTGCTGTCGCGCCAGCACGCCGTGCCGCCGCTGCGCGAGCGCGGCCCGCACGAGCTGCGCCAGCTGATCGAGCGCTTCAACCGCATGGTGGCCGACCTCGCGCGCATCGACCAGGAGCGCAACACCATGCTGGCCGGCATCGCCCACGACCTGAAGACGCCGCTGGCGCGGCTGCGCCTGCGCGCCGAGATGCTGGCCGATCCCAAGGCCGCGGCCGGGGTCACGCGCGATGTCGATTCGATGGCGGCCATCGTCGAGCAGTTCCTGAGCTTCGCGCAGACCAGTGAGTCGACCGCGCGGCCGGTGCCGGTGGACCGGCGCGTCAACGAGCTGGCCGCCTCGCTGGCCGAGCAGGAGCGCCAGGTGGTGCTGTCGCTGGGCGCGGGCGAGGGCTTCCGCATGATCGCCACGCAGCTGGACCGCATCGTCGGCAACCTGGTCGACAACGCCTACGCCTATGGCAAGCCGCCGGTCTGCATCGCGACCTCGCGCACGCCGGACGGCTACATGCTGGTGGTGGAAGACCGGGGCGTCGGCATTCCCGACGACGACAAGGAACGCGCCACGCTGCCGTTCGTGCGGCTGGATCCGGCGCGCGGCGGCAATGCGCATTCCGGGCTGGGGCTGGCGATCGTCGACCGGCTGGTGCGGCAGGCGGGGGGCAAGCTCAACCTGGTGAATGCCGACGGGGGCGGGCTGCGGGTGGAGATGCTGTTTGGGGCGGCTGGCGTGTGATGACCGCTGGTGTACTCCCTCTCCCGCTTGCGGGAGAGGGTTGGGGAGAGGACGGGAGCTTCAACGAAGTACGAGCCGTCGCAATTGCCAGCGCCTGCCCTCTCCCCCGGCCCCTCTCCCGCAAGCGGGAGAGGGGAGCAAACCGGCCGCCTGCTGACGCCCGCAGCCGTTTGCGGCAAAGCCATTCAAACCTTCAAACCTTCTTCTTCTCCCCGATCCGGCTTTCCTTCCCCGCCAGCAGCTTGGCAATGTTCTGCCGGTGCCGCGCAATCAGCAGCACGCTGATGACGAAGATCGCGCCGGCCATCACATCCACGCCGTTCATCAGCACATGGAAGAACGGCGCGAAGATCGCGGCCACCAGCGCGGCCAGCGACGAGTAGCGGAAAAAGAAGGCGATGATCAGCCAGGTGGCCAGCGTGCCGAGGCCCAGGATGGGGTTGATCGCCAGCAGGATGCCGGCCGCGGTGGCAACGCCCTTGCCGCCGGCGAAGCGGTGGAATACGGGGAACAGGTGGCCCAGGAACACGGCCAGCGCCACCATGGCCAGGCCGGTGTCGTTGAGGCCGTACGCCGGGCCGAAGCGCGCCGCCAGCCAGACCGCCAGCCAGCCCTTCAGGGCATCGCCGATCAGGGTCAGGATCGCCGCCTTCTTGTTGCCGGTGCGCAGCACGTTGGTGGCGCCGGGGTTGCCCGAGCCATAGGAGTGCGGATCCGGCAGCCCCATCAGCTTGCTGACGACCACAGCGAAGGAAATGGAGCCGATCAGGTAAGCGGCAAGGGCAAAAAGCAGATTGGCCATGTGGAGTGGGATGTTTTCAGGCTGGCGCGATTGTAGCGCGGCAGGGGCCTGGCCACGACCGTGACTACCCGGATTGGCGTGGAGGCTTGCTTCGGTCTGGAGCGGCGCCACGCGGCCGGCAAGTTCAGTCCGGCAGCGCGCACTGCACCGGCTGGGCCTCGAGCAGCGCGGGCAGCAGCTTCGGGTCCAGGCTGACCAGGTAGCCGCGGCGCCCGCCGTTGATATAGATGCGCGCCAGTTCCAGCACGGTCGCTTCCACATACACCGGCATGCGCTTCTTCGTGCCGAACGGCGAGGTGCCGCCCACCAGGTAGCCGCTGTGCCGCTGCGCCACCTCGGGCTTGCACGGCTGCACGCTCTTGCGCCCGGTCTGGCGCGCCAGGTTCTTGGTCGAGACCGAGCAGTCGCCGTGCATCAGCACCACCAGCGGCTGCGCGCGCTCGTCCTCCATGATCAGGGTCTTGACCACGTCATGCTCGGGTACGCCCAGCTGGCGCGCCGATTCGCCGGTGCCGCCGTGCTCGACATAGTCATAGGGGTGTTCGCCGAAGGCCACGCCGTGCTTGCGCAGGAACTGGGTGGCAGGGGTTTCGGAGACGTGCTTGGTCTTGCTCATGGCGATCGCTGTGTGCCGCTCAGCCGCGCGGATGGTGCTGCTGGTGCAGCTCGCGCAGGCGTTCGCGGGCGACGTGGGTATAGATCTGGGTGGTGGAAATATCAGCGTGGCCCAGCAGCAACTGCACCACGCGCAGGTCGGCGCCGTGGTTGAGCAGGTGCGTGGCAAAGGCATGGCGCAGCGTGTGCGGCGACAGCGGGGCATGCACGCCGGCATCGCGCGCATGGCGCTTGATCAGGTGCCAGAACGCCTGCCGCGTCATGCCTTCGCCGCGCTGCGTGACGAACAGCGCGTCGCAGGCGCGCCCGGCCAGCAGCGCCGGTCGCGCGCTCGCCAGGTAGCGCCGCAGCCAGTCGCCGGCCTGCTGGCCGAACGGCACCAGCCGCTCCTTGTCGCCCTTGCCGCCGACCACGCGCGCCACGCCCTCGTTCAGGCCGATCTCGACGGTCTTCATCTGGGTCAGCTCCGACACGCGCAGCCCGCTCGCGTACATCAGCTCGAGCATGGTGCGGTCGCGCAGGCCCAGCGGGGTGTCGGTGTCGGGCGCCTCCAGCAGCGCGTCGACCTGGGCCTCGGTCAGGGTCTTGGGGTAGCGCGGCGGCTGCTTGGCGGGGCGCAGCAGCAGGCAGGGATCGGCCTGCACCAGGTGCTCGCGCAGCGCCCACTGGTAGAAGCGGCGGAACACCGCCAGGCGCCGGTTGGCCGACGACGCGCGGGTCTGGGTATGGCGCGCGCTGAAGTACGCCGACAGCGCGCCGTCGTCGGCGCCGAGCAGCTCGCCGCGCTGCTCCTGCTGCAGCCAGCGCGCCAGCAGTGTCAGGTCGCGCCGGTAGGCGTCGATGGTGTTGCGCGAGAGCCCGTCCTCCAGCCACAGCGCATCGCAGAAGCGGCCGACCAGCGCCTCGTCGGCAGCGCTGGCGACGGCGCTGGGCTCGGCTGCCGCCGGGGCGCCGCTCATATCAGCATGGCGCCCTCATGGCGCAGCAGCCAGCGTTTGACGTCGAGGTAGAAGCCGTCTTCGGCATGGTGCGAGAAGCCGCCGATGCCGCGCGCCGAGACTACGCGATGGCAGGGGACGAGGATCGGGAACGGGTTCTGCCCGCAGGCCTGGCCGACCGCGCGCGGCATCGCGCCGATGGCTTCGGCGATGGTGCCGTAGGTGGTGGTGGCGCCGCGCGGCACCGCGCAGATGGCCTGCCACACGCGCTGCTGGAAGGCGCTGCCGGCGGCGGCCAGCGGCACGTCGAAGGCGCTGTCGGGATCGTCGTAATAGGCCGCGAGCTGCGCCGCGAGCCGCTGCGTCAGCGCATCGGCCGGGGCAAGGCCCTCGACGTGCCCGGGAAGGTACACGATGGCCCGGATGCGCGCGCCGTCCGTGCGCACGCCGATCTTGCCGAACGGGGCGGTAAGGATGGCGTCGTAGGGTGCGGGCATGGCGGTCAGGCTGGGGCGAATGCTGGATTCTAGTGCTTTTTGGCGCGGCCAAGAAAAAAGGGCCGCCTCGCGGCGGCCCCTTGCGGGTGGCGTCACACCGGCCGGATCATTGCTCCAGCTTGATGTTCTGCACCTTCACGAGATTCTTCATCTTGTCGAATTCCTTCTTGATCTCGGCCGCGTGCTGCGCCGGCGTGTTGCCCGACGGCTCGGCGCCGGCGGTGCGCAGGCGCTGCTGGAAGTCCTTGTCCTGCAGGGCCTTGACGGCGGCTTCGTTGAGCTTCTTGATGACCTCGTCAGGCGTGCCGGCCGGCGCCACCAGGCCGTACCAGGCCGGATCGTTCGGCTCTTTCAGGCCCATTTCGCCGAAGGTCGGCACATTGGGCAGCGACTCGAGGCGCTTGTTCCAGGCCACCACGATCGGACGCAGCTTGTTGGCCTTGATGTAGGGCATCGACGACGGCAGGTTGTCGACCATGATCGGCACCTGGCCGGCCAGCACGTCGTTCAGTGCCGGGCCCGCGCCGCGGTACGGGATATGGACCATGAAGGTCTTGGTCGAGACCTTGAACTGCTCGCCCAGCATGTGGCCGAAGCCGCAGGTGCCCGACGACGCGTACGAATACTTGCCAGGGTTGGCCTTCAGCACGGCCAGGAACTCCTTGTAGTCCTTGGCCGGGAAGTTGGGGTTCACCGCGATCACGTTGGCGACGTTGGCCAGGTTGGTGATGGGCTTGAAGTCCTTGATCGGGTCGTACGACAGCTTGGGGTTGCAGGCCGGGTTCACGGCCATGGTCGAGACCGTCGAGATGCCGATGGTATAGCCGTCCGGCGCGGCCTTGGCGATGGCGTCGGCGCCGATCGAACCGCCCCCGCCGGCGCGGTTTTCCACCACCACCGGCTGGCCCAGGATGCGGCTCATCTGGTCCGCCGCGCCGCGGCCGACGATGTCGGTGGTGCCGCCGGGTGCGAA from Cupriavidus taiwanensis encodes:
- a CDS encoding aminoacyl-tRNA deacylase; the encoded protein is MSKTKHVSETPATQFLRKHGVAFGEHPYDYVEHGGTGESARQLGVPEHDVVKTLIMEDERAQPLVVLMHGDCSVSTKNLARQTGRKSVQPCKPEVAQRHSGYLVGGTSPFGTKKRMPVYVEATVLELARIYINGGRRGYLVSLDPKLLPALLEAQPVQCALPD
- a CDS encoding response regulator, which encodes MRTNQPTQILVVDDDPELRDLLREYLTQQGFAVSVMHDGDGLQARLERERPALIVLDLMMPKVDGLTALRNLRARNDDIPVILLTARSDEIDRIVGLEIGADDYLGKPFSPRELLARINAVLRRKLARPAAAPEDRESVAFGPFRVNFRQRSLTRAGQALSISDTEFALLKLLLMHPLEVLSRERIVELMYGSASGISDRGIDVQIWRLRRLLDEDAQRPRYIQTVRGRGYTFVPDEAEEIPAGLPE
- a CDS encoding methylated-DNA--[protein]-cysteine S-methyltransferase, whose protein sequence is MPAPYDAILTAPFGKIGVRTDGARIRAIVYLPGHVEGLAPADALTQRLAAQLAAYYDDPDSAFDVPLAAAGSAFQQRVWQAICAVPRGATTTYGTIAEAIGAMPRAVGQACGQNPFPILVPCHRVVSARGIGGFSHHAEDGFYLDVKRWLLRHEGAMLI
- a CDS encoding MdtB/MuxB family multidrug efflux RND transporter permease subunit, with the protein product MNPSRLFIERPVATALLMLAILLSGLVAYRLLPLSALPEVDYPTIQVTTLYPGASPDVMTSSVTAPLERQFGQMPGLKQMSSSSSGGASVITLQFELTLPLDVAEQEVQAAINAGSNLLPSDLPMPPVYSKVNPADAPIMTIAMTSDTMPLPKLQDMVDTRVAQKISQIQGVGLVTISGGQRPAVRIQANPAALASLGMSIDDLRTAIGASNVNGAKGSFDGPQRASTIDANDQLRSADEYRQIILGYKNGAPIRITDVAEIVDGPENSRLAAWANDKPAIVLNIQRQPGANVIEVVDRIKALLPQLQNALPASVHVQLLTDRTTTIRASVEDVQFELLLAIALVVLVIFLFLRNIPATIIPGVAVPLSLVGTFGVMYLAGFSINNLTLMALTIATGFVVDDAIVMIENIMRYIEKGDSPMQAALKGSRQIGFTIISLTFSLVAVLIPLLFMGDVVGRLFREFAITLAVSILISAVVSLTLTPMMCARLLHHVPEEKLSRFHRATGRFFDNVIERYGRGLEWVLDRQKATLVVAVATLALTVLLYLLVPKGFFPVQDTGVIQGITEAAQTTSFGAMARKQEAVAKVVMQDPAVASLSSFIGVDGTNATLNAGRMLINLKPKDERDPIGVVTQRLQQAVHDLGGVSLFTQPVQDLTIEDKVSRTQYQFTVEDPDPQTLATWVPKLVERLRQEPELRDVTSDQQNNGLRAYVDIDRDAAARFGITTAVIDSALYSAFGQRLVSTIFTQSSQYRVVLETMPEFRTSPQSLAELRLPSSSGGQVPLGAFARITERTGPLVINHQGQFPAATISFNLAPGASLGAAVDKITRVEQELGLPISMQTSFQGAALAFRASLSNTLWLILAAVVTMYIVLGVLYESTIHPVTILSTLPSAGVGALLALLVAGMDLGIIAIIGIILLIGIVKKNAIMMIDFALEAEREQGMSPRDAIFQACLLRFRPILMTTMAALLAALPLMLGSGIGSELRRPLGVTMVGGLLLSQVLTLFTTPVIYLAFDRVATRVKGWRKRRFGDPEEGGTGEEPV
- a CDS encoding ATP-binding protein, with translation MKLRRIDTLFGRIALLIAAVLVISHFSWLAILRMDRRQQQVDYSVEQMLFQLDSIERALDARPPAKLPSLVETANTADADEHATAPKGGRSRRLVEQFISRLPQGTEIRLEDETTPRIWIKLPSRADWIAMPILWVHNPPPDNRLVPGVMLVVGVAIVFAVLIAWQIQRPVRDMANAAALLSRQHAVPPLRERGPHELRQLIERFNRMVADLARIDQERNTMLAGIAHDLKTPLARLRLRAEMLADPKAAAGVTRDVDSMAAIVEQFLSFAQTSESTARPVPVDRRVNELAASLAEQERQVVLSLGAGEGFRMIATQLDRIVGNLVDNAYAYGKPPVCIATSRTPDGYMLVVEDRGVGIPDDDKERATLPFVRLDPARGGNAHSGLGLAIVDRLVRQAGGKLNLVNADGGGLRVEMLFGAAGV
- the xerD gene encoding site-specific tyrosine recombinase XerD; protein product: MSGAPAAAEPSAVASAADEALVGRFCDALWLEDGLSRNTIDAYRRDLTLLARWLQQEQRGELLGADDGALSAYFSARHTQTRASSANRRLAVFRRFYQWALREHLVQADPCLLLRPAKQPPRYPKTLTEAQVDALLEAPDTDTPLGLRDRTMLELMYASGLRVSELTQMKTVEIGLNEGVARVVGGKGDKERLVPFGQQAGDWLRRYLASARPALLAGRACDALFVTQRGEGMTRQAFWHLIKRHARDAGVHAPLSPHTLRHAFATHLLNHGADLRVVQLLLGHADISTTQIYTHVARERLRELHQQHHPRG
- a CDS encoding MdtA/MuxA family multidrug efflux RND transporter periplasmic adaptor subunit, whose amino-acid sequence is MSNPEPGQTHPSPSPSSRPPGPSGKPPRRNRRPLYAGLLVLLLAGAGWYWHAHRGDAPQGSAARPGGASAPAAGGRGGPGGPAGMPRSPVVVATVAQRDMDVVLNGLGNVTPVSNVTVRAQVSGPLLKVLFKEGQMVRAGDVLAEIDPRPFQAALDQAVGQLARDQALLQNAKLDQQRYRTLLGQDSISKQQVDTQDALVRQYEGVVKTDQGNVANARLQLGYTKIVAPVSGRIGLRQVDPGNIVNTSDTNGIALITQIQPIAVMYTIPEDNLPSVLKKLNAGEKLPVQAWDRQVRNQLGEGELLTTDNQIDTTTGTVKLKAVFPNADGMLFPNQFVNVRTRVDTLRDATVIPVAAIQRGQQGTFVYTVDEASQVKVQVIELGPGDGTRSAVLKGLEPGQRVVVDGADRLKEGMTVETVDPAARAAAVVPASQPRARGRRHRDGAGGAGGASGAQADAGAAGASAPQGERRRHREAGASAPTARAPQP
- the plsY gene encoding glycerol-3-phosphate 1-O-acyltransferase PlsY, with amino-acid sequence MANLLFALAAYLIGSISFAVVVSKLMGLPDPHSYGSGNPGATNVLRTGNKKAAILTLIGDALKGWLAVWLAARFGPAYGLNDTGLAMVALAVFLGHLFPVFHRFAGGKGVATAAGILLAINPILGLGTLATWLIIAFFFRYSSLAALVAAIFAPFFHVLMNGVDVMAGAIFVISVLLIARHRQNIAKLLAGKESRIGEKKKV
- a CDS encoding tripartite tricarboxylate transporter substrate binding protein BugE — its product is MQAGKLALTLALAAAATAAQAQSYPTKPIRLIIPFAPGGTTDIVGRGAADQMSRILGQPVVVENRAGGGGSIGADAIAKAAPDGYTIGISTVSTMAVNPACNPKLSYDPIKDFKPITNLANVANVIAVNPNFPAKDYKEFLAVLKANPGKYSYASSGTCGFGHMLGEQFKVSTKTFMVHIPYRGAGPALNDVLAGQVPIMVDNLPSSMPYIKANKLRPIVVAWNKRLESLPNVPTFGEMGLKEPNDPAWYGLVAPAGTPDEVIKKLNEAAVKALQDKDFQQRLRTAGAEPSGNTPAQHAAEIKKEFDKMKNLVKVQNIKLEQ